One window from the genome of Oryctolagus cuniculus chromosome 1, mOryCun1.1, whole genome shotgun sequence encodes:
- the LOC100351809 gene encoding olfactory receptor 4A47-like, with the protein MESRNNVTYFVLLGLTQNAQGQKILLALFMIIYILTVVGNLLIVVTVSVSKTLGSPMYFFLACLSFMDVFYSSAITPKLISDLFFGKHTISFQSCMTQLFIEHFFGGSGVFILLAMAYDRYVAICKPLHYLVIMRRWVCVVLLVVSWVGGFLHSVIQLSTIYGLPFCGPNIIDHYMCDMYPLLRLVCTDTYVTGLLVVANGGVICTVVFLLLLISYGVIWNSLKNHSQEGRRKALQTCGSHITVVVFFFVPCIFMYARPARTFPIDKSVSVFYTVITPMLNPLIYTLRNSEMTNAMKKLRGRQVSLDRT; encoded by the coding sequence ATGGAATCCAGGAACAATGTGACTTACTTTGTGCTCTTGGGCCTTACACAGAATGCACAGGGACAGAAAATACTTCTTGCTTTGTTCATGATCATCTACATTCTGACTGTGGTGGGGAACTTGCTCATTGTTGTGACTGTCTCTGTCAGTAAGACCCTGGGCTCACCAATGTACTTCTTTCTTGCCTGCTTATCCTTTATGGATGTCTTTTACTCCTCAGCCATTACTCCTAAATTGATTTCAGACTTGTTCTTTGGGAAACACACCATAAGCTTCCAATCATGTATGACCCAGCTCTTCATAGAGCACTTCTTTGGTGGATCAGGGGTCTTTATTCTGTTGGCaatggcctatgaccgctatgtggccatctgtaagCCCTTGCACTATTTGGTTATCATGAGGCGATGGGTGTGTGTTGTGCTGCTGGTAGTGTCCTGGGTTGGAGGGTTTCTGCATTCAGTCATTCAACTCAGCACTATTTATGGGCTCCCATTCTGTGGCCCCAACATCATTGATCATTACATGTGTGACATGTACCCCTTATTGAGACTTGTCTGTACTGATACCTATGTCACTGGTCTCTTAGTGGTGGCCAATGGAGGTGTGATCTGCACTGTTGTGTTCCTGCTCTTACTCATCTCTTACGGTGTCATCTGGAACTCTTTAAAGAACCATAGTCAGGAAGGGAGACGGAAAGCTCTCCAGACCTGTGGTTCTCACATCACTGtggttgttttcttctttgttccCTGCATTTTCATGTATGCAAGACCTGCTAGGACCTTCCCCATTGACAAATCAGTGAGTGTGTTTTATACAGTCATAacccccatgctgaaccccttAATCTACACTCTGAGAAACTCAGAAATGACAAATGCCATGAAGAAACTCCGTGGGAGACAAGTATCATTGGATAGAACTTAA